Proteins found in one Muntiacus reevesi chromosome 2, mMunRee1.1, whole genome shotgun sequence genomic segment:
- the SBSN gene encoding suprabasin has translation MHLASLLSSCSLLLLLGALPGWAANNDPIEKVIEGFNRGLSNAEREVGKALEGINNGITQAGREVEKVFNGLSSVGNQAGKELDKGIQGLNHGLDKVAHGINNGIGHTGKEAEKLAHGVNHAAGQVGKEADKVIQGVHHGVNQAGSDAGRFGQGAHHAAGQAGSEAEKFGQGAHHAAGQAGKEAEKFGQGVHHAAGQAGSEAEKFGQGVHHAAGQAGKEAEKFGQGAHHAAGQAGKEAEKFGQGAHHVAGQAGSEAEKFGQGVHHAAGQAGKEAEKFGQGVHHAAGQFGNEAEKFGQGVHHAAGQAGKEGEKIVQGVHHGVNQAGKEAEKFGQGVHHAAGQFGNEAEKFGQGVHHAAGQAGKEGEKIVQGVHHGVNQAGKEAEKFGKDVHYAAGQAGKEGEKIVQGVHHGVNQAGKEAEKFGQGVHHAIEQAGKEAGKVAQGVHDGVNQAGKEAEKLGHGVNHAAGQAGKEAEKLGQGVHHAAGQAGKEEDRLQQNVHNGVNQAGKEANQLLNNGHPGGSTAQHGGAATTTLTSGASVNKPFMALSVLWKSVTSIIP, from the exons ATGCATCTTGCCAGTTTGCTCAGCTCCTGCTCCCTCCTGCTGCTACTGGGGGCCCTGCCTGGATGGGCGGCCAACAATGACCCCATTGAGAAGGTCATTGAAGGGTTCAACCGAGGGCTGAGCAATGCAGAGAGAGAGGTGGGCAAGGCCCTGGAAGGCATCAACAATGGAATCACTCAAGCTGGAAGGGAAGTGGAGAAAGTTTTTAATGGACTCAGCAGCGTGGGGAACCAGGCCGGCAAGGAGCTGGACAAGGGCATCCAGGGGCTCAACCACGGCTTGGACAAGGTAGCCCATGGAATCAACAATGGCATCGGACACACAGGAAAAGAAGCAGAGAAGCTTGCTCATGGGGTCAACCATGCTGCTGGACAGGTTGGGAAGGAGGCAGACAAAGTGATTCAGGGGGTCCATCATGGGGTCAACCAGGCGGGAAGTGATGCAGGGAGGTTTGGCCAGGGGGCCCACCATGCTGCCGGGCAGGCTGGGAGCGAGGCAGAAAAGTTTGGCCAGGGGGCCCACCATGCTGCTGGGCAAGCTGGGAAAGAGGCAGAGAAGTTTGGTCAGGGGGTCCACCATGCTGCTGGGCAGGCTGGGAGCGAGGCCGAAAAGTTTGGTCAGGGGGTCCACCATGCTGCTGGGCAAGCTGGGAAAGAGGCAGAGAAGTTTGGCCAGGGGGCCCACCATGCTGCTGGGCAAGCTGGGAAAGAGGCAGAAAAGTTTGGCCAGGGGGCCCACCATGTTGCTGGGCAGGCTGGGAGCGAGGCCGAAAAGTTTGGTCAGGGGGTCCACCATGCTGCTGGGCAAGCTGGGAAAGAGGCAGAGAAGTTTGGTCAGGGGGTCCACCATGCTGCTGGGCAGTTTGGGAACGAGGCAGAGAAGTTTGGCCAGGGGGTCCACCATGCTGCTGGGCAGGCtgggaaagagggagaaaaaatagTCCAGGGGGTCCATCATGGGGTGAATCAGGctgggaaggaggcagagaagttTGGCCAGGGAGTCCACCATGCTGCTGGGCAGTTTGGGAATGAAGCAGAGAAGTTTGGTCAAGGAGTCCACCATGCTGCCGGGCAGGCtgggaaagagggagaaaaaatagTCCAGGGGGTCCATCATGGGGTGAACCAGGctgggaaggaggcagagaagttTGGCAAGGATGTTCATTATGCTGCCGGGCAGGctggaaaagagggagaaaaaatagTCCAGGGGGTCCATCATGGGGTGAATCAGGctgggaaggaggcagagaagttTGGTCAGGGGGTCCACCATGCCATTGAGCAGGCTGGAAAGGAGGCGGGTAAAGTGGCTCAAGGGGTCCATGATGGGGTCAACCAGGCCGGCAAGGAGGCAGAGAAATTGGGCCACGGGGTCAACCACGCTGCTGGCCAGGCTGGAAAGGAAGCGGAGAAGCTTGGCCAAGGTGTCCACCATGCTGCAGGCCAGGCCGGGAAGGAGGAGGACAGGTTGCAGCAGAATGTTCATAATGGGGTCAACCAAGCCGGCAAGGAGGCCAACCAGCTGCTGAAT AACGGTCATCCAGGCGGATCCACCGCCCAGCACGGAGGGGCCGCAACCACAACCTTAACATCTGGA GCTTCGGTCAACAAGCCCTTCATGGCCTTGTCAGTCCTGTGGAAG AGCGTCACCAGCATCATTCCCTAA